From one Melioribacteraceae bacterium genomic stretch:
- a CDS encoding sigma-54 dependent transcriptional regulator, protein MNEKAKILIADDDEILAYLLKEELVNENFHVDIVLDGKFAIENLKQKSYDLLLLDLEMKEVNGEEVLKFANEFHPTVQVIVLTAKSEMRSAIDCIRMGAYDYITKPYDFDALIVVIDRALKHKELLVQNKILSSKLSSALPHKIVGESNTLKLTLEHAQKASLADSNILLEGETGTGKELFAEFIHKNSNRKDKPFVAINCASLPDQLIESELFGHEKGAFTDAKASKQGLVEIADGGTLFLDEIGEMSLTLQPKLLRFLEKGEFRRIGGVSNLKSDVKVIGATNKNLMEEAEKGSFRRDLLFRLNVITLTIPPLREREDDVIVLANYFLKSKSSLRSPKRLSPEAEHELKYYKYPGNVRELEHIIERAIIFSDGDLIEVKDLNLPKSDYSEVNSFSENLEQILSLEELEKIHIHKVLNKLNWNRENSARALGVSQKTLYTKIKKYDLK, encoded by the coding sequence AGAACTTGTAAACGAAAACTTTCATGTAGATATTGTTCTTGACGGAAAATTTGCAATTGAGAATCTAAAGCAAAAGAGCTACGACTTACTGCTATTAGATTTAGAAATGAAGGAAGTAAACGGAGAAGAAGTTCTGAAGTTCGCTAATGAATTTCATCCTACAGTACAGGTGATTGTATTAACTGCGAAATCTGAAATGCGTTCGGCAATTGATTGTATTAGAATGGGTGCTTATGATTACATCACCAAGCCTTATGACTTTGATGCACTTATTGTTGTTATTGACCGCGCTTTAAAACACAAAGAACTTCTCGTACAAAATAAAATTCTTTCTTCGAAATTAAGCAGTGCTCTACCCCATAAAATAGTTGGTGAAAGCAATACATTAAAACTCACCCTAGAACATGCGCAAAAAGCTTCATTGGCTGATTCAAATATTTTGCTTGAAGGTGAGACCGGAACAGGGAAAGAATTGTTCGCCGAATTTATTCACAAAAATTCTAACAGGAAAGATAAACCTTTTGTTGCTATAAACTGTGCATCTCTTCCTGATCAATTAATTGAAAGTGAATTATTTGGTCATGAAAAAGGAGCATTTACCGATGCAAAAGCTTCTAAACAAGGACTAGTTGAAATTGCGGACGGCGGCACGTTATTTTTAGATGAAATTGGAGAAATGAGTTTAACTCTTCAACCAAAATTATTACGTTTTCTTGAAAAAGGTGAGTTTAGAAGAATCGGTGGTGTTAGTAATCTAAAATCTGATGTAAAAGTAATCGGCGCAACAAACAAAAACTTGATGGAAGAAGCCGAAAAAGGTTCTTTCAGAAGAGATCTTTTATTTAGATTAAACGTGATTACTCTTACTATACCTCCTCTTCGCGAACGTGAGGATGATGTTATTGTATTAGCAAACTATTTCCTTAAATCTAAATCATCTTTACGATCTCCCAAAAGATTATCTCCGGAAGCTGAGCATGAGTTGAAGTATTATAAATACCCGGGTAATGTAAGAGAACTTGAACACATAATTGAAAGAGCTATCATTTTTTCCGATGGTGATTTAATTGAAGTTAAAGATTTGAATCTCCCTAAGAGCGATTATTCTGAAGTTAACAGTTTCTCGGAAAATCTAGAACAAATTTTATCTCTCGAAGAACTTGAGAAAATACATATTCACAAAGTGCTTAATAAGTTGAACTGGAACAGAGAAAATTCCGCACGAGCTTTGGGAGTTAGTCAAAAAACTCTTTACACAAAAATTAAAAAGTATGATTTGAAGTAA
- a CDS encoding hybrid sensor histidine kinase/response regulator has translation MTNDTFKNSAHDLNNILTSIINEIELLKQLSNPTEETKKLISRLENSAKRASDIVHAHLQPNEKSSSSISKINIVNSLNEIFESFSFDEKSKLQTNFHEIQEAIFLLIDETDFFRIIYNIIKNALEASDVNQKVFINLCYPLSSDRKKVSIEIIDFGEGIAEENISKIFDPKFSTKSKLHESGYGLAIVKEKIEKYNGSISVKSKNGETKFTVTFPVFDEVLNKSKRILLAEDDVSVSEVLADLLKSNGYNVDIADNGVKVIKFIEQNNFDLLIIDKKMPEMDGLECVKKIRDTNKSIPIILASGSNVDSVNQEIESLGINKFIRKPYNFSEILAALQKFD, from the coding sequence ATGACGAACGATACTTTTAAGAATTCAGCCCACGATTTAAATAATATTTTGACAAGTATTATCAATGAAATCGAATTATTAAAGCAATTATCTAACCCAACAGAAGAAACAAAAAAACTAATTTCCCGACTTGAAAATTCCGCCAAACGTGCATCGGATATTGTACATGCACATCTTCAACCAAATGAGAAAAGTAGCTCATCAATAAGCAAAATAAATATTGTTAATTCTCTCAACGAAATTTTTGAAAGCTTTTCGTTCGATGAAAAGAGTAAATTACAAACCAACTTCCACGAAATACAAGAAGCGATTTTCCTGTTAATTGACGAAACCGATTTCTTTAGGATAATTTATAATATTATCAAGAATGCTTTGGAAGCTTCTGATGTCAATCAAAAAGTTTTTATAAATCTATGTTATCCGTTATCGAGTGATCGAAAAAAAGTATCGATCGAAATAATCGATTTTGGTGAGGGCATTGCTGAAGAAAACATCTCAAAAATATTCGACCCAAAATTTTCTACAAAATCAAAATTACATGAATCCGGTTACGGTTTAGCTATTGTGAAAGAGAAAATTGAAAAATACAATGGTTCGATTTCAGTGAAAAGCAAAAATGGCGAAACAAAGTTTACTGTTACATTTCCGGTGTTTGATGAGGTGCTGAATAAATCGAAACGTATTCTGTTGGCGGAAGATGATGTTTCGGTAAGTGAGGTTTTAGCTGATTTACTTAAGTCAAATGGCTACAACGTTGATATTGCGGATAATGGAGTAAAAGTAATCAAATTTATTGAGCAGAATAATTTTGACTTACTTATAATTGATAAAAAGATGCCGGAGATGGATGGTCTTGAGTGTGTAAAAAAAATAAGGGATACTAATAAATCAATCCCGATAATACTTGCTTCCGGTTCAAATGTCGATTCTGTAAATCAAGAGATTGAGAGTCTAGGTATAAATAAGTTTATTAGAAAACCTTATAATTTCTCTGAGATTTTGGCGGCATTACAAAAATTTGATTAA
- a CDS encoding peptidylprolyl isomerase: MGMMAKMRSLAPWFIITVGGLFVLFMVLSDSQLTTIMGQRSNNIGYVNGREVTYQQFSNYLENVRTQQQAQTGQDIDESQMDALRDQVWSMIVNQLLVEEKIDEFGIVVTDEEVKDAILGPNPPAFLRQSFIDTNGVFNREAYENALFDPRNAEILVQAEETVRAQMIQDKLKNYLSNSVFVSEGEVKRKFIEQNFKFSAEYAFIDGSRLPDSLISFTEKDLREYYENHKSDYKVEAQRKLKYVLFERNASLDDSVSIRKNLEAIVSDIKNDTASFRSFVNIYSDLPYSKDTLSVDKIHPEAVEILRNSKSGDIIGPVVTTEGYVVYRLTDKVRGANEFARASHILVAGDNDQVKAKADSVYNALVKDADFAKTAIEISEDPGSGARGGELGWFSKGQMVPEFEQAVFGGQVGVVQKPVKTQFGYHIIKVSDKSNEQYIVEKIVNAIQPSGTTLDRLFENANDFSYLSKENSFESEAELMGYNVIETTPFSDNTQFIPGIGASSALVRFAFDNSLGTISDVYRVPAGYVVAKISEATKAGFKPFEELEAQLTSAVKLEKKRAKAKEMMQTVYEQVKDAGTLTGVSEINPLARFDVVRDLTAKGNIPGIGRDFTFISYCLEGPIKEISEPIEGTRGAYLIRIANRTEFDENNFETQKKTIRDNLLQQKRQQFFANWIEKVREDADIVDNRHLFYR; the protein is encoded by the coding sequence ATGGGCATGATGGCCAAGATGAGAAGTTTGGCTCCGTGGTTCATTATTACGGTAGGTGGTCTTTTCGTTCTATTTATGGTTTTATCCGATTCGCAATTAACAACAATAATGGGACAGAGATCAAACAACATAGGTTATGTTAACGGAAGAGAAGTTACTTATCAACAATTTTCCAATTACCTTGAAAACGTAAGAACCCAACAACAAGCACAAACTGGACAAGATATTGATGAAAGCCAAATGGATGCTCTTCGAGATCAAGTTTGGAGTATGATTGTAAATCAATTATTAGTAGAGGAAAAAATTGATGAATTTGGTATCGTTGTTACCGATGAAGAAGTTAAAGATGCGATACTGGGTCCAAATCCTCCGGCATTCTTAAGACAAAGTTTTATTGATACAAACGGTGTATTTAATAGAGAAGCTTACGAGAATGCATTGTTTGATCCGAGAAATGCGGAAATATTAGTTCAAGCTGAAGAAACTGTTCGTGCACAAATGATACAAGACAAATTGAAAAATTATTTGTCCAATTCAGTTTTTGTAAGCGAAGGTGAAGTAAAAAGAAAATTCATTGAACAGAATTTTAAGTTTTCAGCAGAATACGCTTTTATAGACGGATCACGTTTACCTGATTCTTTAATTTCATTTACTGAAAAAGATTTAAGAGAATATTATGAGAACCATAAATCTGACTATAAAGTTGAAGCTCAGCGTAAACTGAAATATGTTCTGTTTGAAAGAAATGCATCGCTGGACGATTCGGTTAGCATCAGAAAAAATTTAGAAGCGATTGTAAGTGATATTAAAAACGATACTGCTTCATTCAGATCATTTGTAAATATTTACTCCGATCTACCTTATTCAAAAGATACTTTAAGCGTCGACAAGATTCATCCTGAAGCTGTTGAAATATTACGAAATTCAAAATCCGGCGATATCATCGGCCCGGTTGTAACAACAGAAGGATATGTTGTTTACAGATTAACAGATAAAGTAAGAGGAGCTAACGAATTTGCAAGAGCTTCCCATATTCTTGTTGCCGGTGATAATGATCAAGTGAAAGCAAAGGCAGATTCGGTTTATAACGCATTAGTAAAGGATGCGGATTTTGCAAAAACTGCAATCGAGATTTCAGAAGATCCGGGTAGTGGCGCTAGAGGTGGTGAACTTGGCTGGTTCTCTAAAGGCCAAATGGTACCTGAGTTTGAGCAGGCAGTTTTTGGTGGCCAAGTCGGTGTCGTTCAAAAACCTGTAAAAACTCAATTCGGATATCATATTATTAAAGTCAGCGATAAATCAAACGAGCAATACATAGTTGAAAAGATTGTTAACGCAATACAACCTTCCGGAACTACGCTTGATAGATTGTTTGAAAACGCTAATGATTTTTCTTATTTATCAAAAGAAAACAGTTTTGAATCTGAAGCTGAATTGATGGGATACAATGTAATAGAAACCACTCCTTTCAGCGATAACACTCAATTTATTCCCGGAATCGGAGCTTCAAGTGCTCTTGTAAGATTTGCATTCGATAATAGTCTTGGTACGATCAGTGATGTCTACCGTGTTCCAGCTGGTTATGTAGTTGCAAAAATTTCGGAAGCTACAAAAGCTGGATTCAAACCCTTTGAAGAACTTGAAGCACAATTAACATCAGCTGTTAAGCTTGAAAAGAAACGTGCTAAAGCGAAAGAAATGATGCAAACGGTTTATGAGCAAGTTAAAGATGCCGGTACTTTAACCGGAGTTTCAGAAATCAATCCGCTTGCCAGATTTGATGTTGTTAGAGATCTAACAGCTAAGGGAAATATACCTGGTATTGGAAGAGATTTTACTTTTATCTCCTACTGCTTAGAAGGTCCAATAAAAGAAATATCGGAACCAATAGAAGGTACACGTGGTGCTTATCTCATAAGAATTGCTAATAGAACAGAATTCGACGAGAATAATTTTGAAACTCAAAAGAAAACAATAAGAGATAATTTACTACAACAAAAAAGACAACAATTTTTTGCAAACTGGATTGAAAAGGTACGAGAGGATGCTGATATTGTCGATAACCGGCATCTCTTTTATAGATAA
- a CDS encoding sodium:solute symporter family protein yields the protein METAPGKLQTFHNIGSSTDWVVMVVYFLLIMLFGTYFGRYNRSTKDFFFGGRRFKWWLIAFSIVATGVGSHSFIKYSAKGFENGLSSTMTYINDWFFIPFFLFGWLPIIVYTKIRSIPEYFEKRFSPSARFLATILLLLYMIGYISIGFLTLGKAILPMLPPAFEVWGMNFEITLMGAVIVIAIITGIYITFGGQTAVIFTDLLQGFILLFAGFFLFVLGLDYVGGFDVFWSLLPTEWKLPLANFNDPSSFNFVGIFWQDGIAGSVGFLFMNMGLIMRFMATKSVDEGRKAATFNILFMLPLSAIVVGNAGWIGKAISVADPMTVPPNTEPDQIFVVVANIVAIPGVFGFIMAALTAALMSTVDTLINATAAIYINDVHRPFKKWIKAKILTDKETDKKELFAARTSSVVITTLGVVGVLAFKNFPTVYEAHGFFHSTLTPPLVVAIFLGIFWKRFTPAAVISTFLGGVALMILGAKYPGVLIAPFDHGIEMDPAHPYSYIRALYNLFVCAAVAVIITLTTAQQKSFIKKIKQSGNQKNIMIGITLFSIMLFLVVSFAKPLFGVETTDTPLIMLMLFVTLLMTYLISLSVTYYVKYDPYNNTEGLTVWSIAKAKEWFKGSKINDEEGEIVKVSWKLKDGDDDIVNLSKNDMSKMKANIGDLVYLCDARGYMGGLKSVHSVIGEPHDEDGIVYINNEHKLNGQFDEGKKLEAEKEM from the coding sequence ATGGAAACAGCACCGGGCAAACTTCAGACATTTCACAATATCGGTTCTTCAACTGATTGGGTGGTAATGGTTGTTTACTTTCTTCTGATTATGTTATTTGGTACATATTTCGGAAGATACAATAGAAGCACAAAAGATTTCTTCTTCGGAGGAAGACGTTTCAAATGGTGGTTAATTGCTTTTTCAATTGTAGCTACAGGCGTCGGCAGTCATAGCTTCATAAAATATTCTGCTAAAGGTTTTGAGAACGGTCTATCTTCAACAATGACTTATATAAACGATTGGTTTTTTATTCCGTTTTTCTTATTCGGCTGGCTCCCCATAATCGTTTATACAAAAATTCGATCCATCCCTGAGTATTTTGAAAAACGATTCAGTCCTTCAGCTAGATTTTTAGCTACAATACTTCTTCTATTATATATGATCGGTTATATAAGTATTGGTTTTTTAACTCTTGGAAAAGCAATACTTCCTATGCTGCCTCCGGCATTCGAAGTTTGGGGAATGAACTTCGAAATAACGTTGATGGGTGCTGTAATAGTAATAGCAATTATTACAGGCATCTATATTACATTCGGCGGTCAGACTGCCGTTATTTTTACCGATTTACTCCAGGGATTTATCTTACTCTTTGCCGGTTTTTTCCTCTTCGTGCTTGGCTTAGATTATGTCGGTGGATTTGACGTCTTCTGGAGTCTGTTACCAACCGAATGGAAATTACCGTTAGCAAATTTTAATGATCCTTCCAGTTTCAATTTCGTTGGCATTTTTTGGCAGGATGGCATTGCCGGTTCGGTCGGATTCCTGTTTATGAATATGGGTCTGATAATGAGATTCATGGCAACTAAAAGTGTTGATGAAGGAAGAAAAGCCGCTACTTTTAATATTTTATTTATGTTACCTCTTTCAGCAATTGTTGTAGGTAACGCCGGCTGGATTGGGAAAGCTATCTCGGTTGCCGATCCTATGACGGTTCCACCAAATACAGAACCCGATCAGATTTTTGTAGTAGTAGCGAATATTGTCGCAATACCCGGTGTGTTTGGTTTTATTATGGCTGCGCTTACTGCGGCATTAATGTCAACCGTTGATACATTAATTAATGCTACTGCCGCAATTTATATCAATGATGTACATCGTCCGTTTAAGAAATGGATTAAGGCAAAAATTCTTACAGATAAAGAAACCGATAAAAAAGAATTATTTGCTGCTAGAACTTCTTCAGTTGTTATAACAACCTTAGGCGTTGTTGGTGTATTAGCTTTTAAAAATTTCCCAACTGTTTATGAAGCACACGGATTTTTCCATTCTACTTTAACACCTCCACTAGTCGTTGCTATTTTCTTGGGAATATTCTGGAAGAGATTTACACCCGCTGCTGTGATATCAACATTTCTCGGCGGTGTTGCTTTGATGATCTTAGGTGCAAAATATCCGGGAGTATTAATCGCTCCTTTTGATCACGGAATTGAAATGGATCCGGCACATCCATATTCATACATACGGGCTTTGTATAATTTGTTTGTTTGTGCTGCGGTCGCAGTTATAATTACGTTAACAACAGCTCAACAAAAAAGTTTTATTAAGAAGATCAAGCAATCAGGTAATCAAAAAAATATTATGATTGGAATAACTTTGTTCTCAATAATGTTATTCCTTGTTGTTTCATTTGCTAAACCATTATTTGGAGTTGAGACAACTGATACACCACTAATTATGTTAATGTTATTTGTTACTCTCCTAATGACTTATTTGATTTCATTATCTGTTACTTATTACGTAAAATATGACCCTTACAATAACACCGAAGGTTTGACTGTTTGGTCTATCGCTAAAGCAAAAGAATGGTTTAAGGGTAGTAAGATTAACGATGAAGAAGGTGAAATTGTTAAGGTAAGCTGGAAATTAAAAGACGGTGATGATGATATTGTAAATCTTTCTAAAAATGATATGAGTAAAATGAAAGCCAATATCGGTGATTTAGTATACTTATGCGATGCACGCGGTTATATGGGTGGTCTAAAATCCGTGCACTCGGTCATTGGCGAACCACACGATGAAGACGGAATTGTTTACATTAACAATGAACATAAGTTAAATGGACAATTTGATGAAGGCAAAAAATTAGAAGCAGAAAAAGAAATGTAG
- the def gene encoding peptide deformylase, translated as MSELLQITELGNPILRMKTNDINKIEDFEKSLIGNMKFTVGKVSGVGLAAPQVNESKSIFIIASKPNTRYPNAPDMQPEAIINPKILSSSEEIVTDWEGCLSIPGLRGLVPRSKSIIAEYLNENGEKVKKQFDDFVARIFQHEFDHLEGIVFLDRMESSNDLVTEREYQQIISKK; from the coding sequence TTGAGCGAACTTTTGCAAATTACTGAATTGGGAAATCCAATTTTAAGGATGAAAACAAACGATATTAATAAAATTGAAGATTTCGAAAAATCTTTGATTGGAAATATGAAATTTACAGTTGGAAAAGTGAGCGGAGTCGGTTTAGCAGCCCCTCAGGTAAATGAATCAAAAAGTATATTTATAATTGCGTCCAAACCAAATACTAGGTATCCAAATGCACCTGATATGCAGCCGGAAGCAATTATCAATCCTAAAATTTTGAGTTCCTCAGAAGAAATCGTAACTGATTGGGAAGGTTGTTTAAGTATTCCGGGATTAAGAGGATTAGTCCCGCGCTCAAAATCAATTATTGCAGAGTATTTAAATGAAAACGGGGAGAAAGTAAAAAAACAATTTGATGATTTTGTAGCGAGAATTTTTCAACATGAATTTGATCATCTTGAAGGAATTGTATTTCTGGATAGAATGGAATCTTCAAATGATTTAGTTACGGAACGAGAATATCAACAGATTATATCGAAGAAATAA
- the coaD gene encoding pantetheine-phosphate adenylyltransferase — translation MISLYFQVNKGRIDMKIVVYPGTFDPVTNGHIDIVKRAVELFDKVIVTVAQNPSKTCLFSTSERVEMLEESLKGFERVDIDSFDGLVVDHARAVNAVGIIRGLRAVSDFEYEFQMALMNRKLNDNLRTIFLMPHEKYTYLNSTIIRNLAQFKSDVSDFVTPFVEKKLREKFNY, via the coding sequence ATGATTTCCTTATATTTTCAAGTAAACAAAGGAAGAATTGATATGAAGATAGTAGTTTATCCTGGTACTTTTGATCCTGTTACAAACGGTCACATAGATATTGTAAAGCGTGCTGTTGAACTATTCGATAAAGTCATAGTTACAGTCGCACAAAATCCATCGAAGACATGTTTGTTTAGTACATCTGAAAGAGTTGAGATGCTTGAAGAAAGCTTGAAAGGATTTGAAAGAGTTGATATTGATTCTTTTGACGGACTAGTAGTTGATCATGCCAGGGCAGTAAATGCTGTTGGAATTATTAGAGGGTTACGCGCGGTAAGTGATTTTGAATATGAATTTCAGATGGCTTTAATGAATAGAAAATTAAATGATAACTTAAGAACTATTTTTCTTATGCCGCACGAAAAATATACATATCTTAATTCCACAATTATAAGAAACTTGGCACAGTTCAAAAGTGATGTAAGCGATTTTGTTACACCATTTGTTGAGAAAAAACTTCGTGAAAAATTTAATTATTGA
- a CDS encoding right-handed parallel beta-helix repeat-containing protein has protein sequence MKRILFIFLIGLSVQAQDFFINSSEELQSFFKSSIDSAIVILAPGIYDLQPIQIIDSTCGNCQNPDTLINAIAGLILRGKSIKLIGDENYKTIIKTNSGYGIYVLNSGSVELKNLVITGGERDTSGMATDAAIVIKNSRAVIENNIIKDNIGDSSQVVRNVVGIMGICGRENSQLVIRNNKIIRNSWDGITLYRNSEAVIENNIVDGVEKATSKIAGGGRGVAIGITWNAKATVKSNLLKRYWKGLGIFVDAEVEAELNIIEDMLTWGIAYWDAGIGNPIGFINNNIIYNTGACGSSISRETGGEITGHYKNNILVLTGQNPKYDSPDYYCYQCALAIHSQPESFHISDNIFYNNRTATDDLPNYDLSKDEFVNEFSIWESNFTNKFFKISDFYNYLITLK, from the coding sequence ATGAAACGGATTTTATTCATTTTCTTGATTGGATTAAGCGTCCAAGCACAAGATTTTTTTATAAATTCAAGCGAGGAGCTTCAATCCTTTTTTAAGAGTAGTATTGATTCAGCAATTGTGATACTTGCTCCGGGAATTTATGATCTTCAACCAATTCAAATAATTGATTCAACTTGTGGAAATTGCCAAAACCCTGATACACTTATTAATGCGATCGCAGGACTAATATTACGAGGTAAATCCATAAAATTAATAGGCGATGAAAACTATAAGACTATTATTAAAACAAACTCCGGTTATGGGATTTATGTGTTAAATTCAGGAAGTGTTGAATTAAAAAATTTAGTTATAACAGGTGGTGAAAGAGATACAAGCGGTATGGCAACCGATGCGGCCATTGTTATCAAAAATAGTCGTGCTGTTATTGAAAACAATATCATAAAAGATAACATAGGTGATTCTTCACAAGTTGTGAGAAATGTCGTGGGGATAATGGGAATATGCGGAAGAGAAAATTCACAGCTTGTGATCAGAAACAATAAGATTATTAGAAATTCATGGGATGGAATAACTCTTTATAGAAATTCAGAAGCGGTAATTGAAAACAATATTGTCGATGGTGTTGAGAAGGCAACTTCAAAAATTGCAGGAGGTGGAAGAGGTGTAGCTATCGGAATTACATGGAATGCCAAGGCTACTGTAAAATCAAACCTTCTAAAAAGATACTGGAAAGGGTTAGGAATTTTTGTCGATGCCGAAGTTGAAGCTGAGTTGAATATAATTGAAGATATGCTGACATGGGGAATCGCTTATTGGGATGCTGGAATCGGTAACCCGATTGGGTTTATTAATAATAATATTATCTATAACACCGGTGCATGCGGTTCTTCAATTTCAAGAGAAACCGGAGGAGAAATTACCGGTCACTACAAAAACAACATACTTGTTTTAACCGGACAAAACCCCAAATACGATTCGCCGGATTATTATTGTTATCAATGTGCACTTGCAATTCATTCTCAACCAGAATCATTTCATATATCAGATAATATCTTTTATAACAACAGAACCGCAACGGATGATTTACCGAATTATGATTTAAGCAAAGATGAGTTTGTCAATGAATTTTCAATTTGGGAAAGTAATTTTACAAACAAGTTTTTTAAAATATCGGATTTTTACAATTACTTAATCACGTTGAAATAA
- a CDS encoding beta-propeller fold lactonase family protein has product MRKIFLSGVTLFLLFLISCSDDKIVQPDESNKNGFESTEVAQIFSDNCATSGCHDSNNPENGLSITSHSNLMNGSSARPLNSGGLYGGDVIVPFNSKRSLLYQMISGNASVQMPFQRAALSQEEVVTIKNWIDDGAKDEFGAVPFSNPSYRVFVCNQRSDAISVIDGDEKVVSRVYETDFSELNDAPHMIKVYGNYFYVTYITAGRFVKFDKHTGEIIGQVEQLEFPGMIMINSTGSKAYVSRSSTAPGLFNSIYVIDLSSMSLSNEILLPVSGIPHAISLSPDDKILYVANLTANRISIIDTESDSFQQDVLLSQSENHEPMEIEISPDGKYLYISGRASGKLVILDTEQLTVVKEIMVGMMPMHIAISQDGSRIYVPSMMTNTVNIIAYEGNDWVRTSQITHPGFTQLHGCELSPDDSYLYVSSRNTSGSFVPAYTVNGESNHGTIGIINTQTLQVEKLLEIEEYGAGIAVD; this is encoded by the coding sequence ATGAGAAAAATATTTCTAAGCGGAGTAACTTTATTCTTACTTTTTCTTATCTCATGTTCTGATGATAAAATTGTTCAACCTGATGAATCCAACAAAAATGGATTTGAATCAACAGAAGTTGCACAGATATTTTCTGATAATTGTGCCACTTCAGGTTGTCACGATTCAAATAATCCCGAAAACGGGCTGAGTATTACTTCTCACTCTAATTTAATGAATGGAAGCTCTGCGCGTCCCCTTAACTCGGGCGGTTTATATGGCGGAGATGTAATCGTTCCCTTCAATTCAAAAAGAAGTTTGTTATACCAAATGATATCGGGAAACGCATCAGTGCAAATGCCCTTTCAACGAGCCGCACTTTCGCAAGAAGAGGTTGTTACAATTAAAAACTGGATAGATGATGGTGCAAAAGATGAGTTTGGAGCTGTACCTTTTTCTAATCCAAGTTATAGAGTTTTTGTTTGTAATCAAAGAAGCGATGCAATCTCTGTTATTGATGGTGATGAGAAAGTAGTTTCACGAGTTTATGAAACGGATTTTTCTGAATTGAACGATGCACCGCATATGATTAAAGTCTATGGGAATTATTTTTATGTAACTTACATTACTGCCGGACGTTTTGTAAAATTTGATAAACATACCGGTGAAATAATAGGGCAAGTTGAGCAACTTGAATTTCCCGGGATGATAATGATTAATTCAACCGGTTCAAAGGCTTATGTATCGAGATCATCTACGGCACCAGGTTTATTTAATTCGATTTATGTGATTGATTTATCTTCAATGTCTCTCAGCAATGAAATCCTTTTACCTGTTAGCGGAATTCCTCATGCAATATCATTATCGCCGGATGACAAAATTCTTTATGTTGCAAACCTAACTGCTAATAGAATTAGTATAATTGATACAGAGTCCGATTCATTTCAACAAGATGTTTTGTTAAGTCAATCAGAAAATCATGAACCGATGGAAATAGAAATATCCCCCGACGGAAAATATTTGTATATATCAGGAAGAGCATCGGGCAAATTGGTTATTTTAGATACAGAGCAGTTGACTGTTGTAAAAGAAATCATGGTTGGAATGATGCCTATGCATATAGCAATTTCGCAAGACGGTTCAAGGATTTACGTTCCTTCAATGATGACGAATACCGTTAATATAATCGCTTACGAAGGAAATGATTGGGTTAGAACTTCTCAAATAACTCATCCCGGATTTACGCAATTACATGGTTGTGAATTATCACCTGATGATAGTTATTTATATGTTTCCAGCAGAAACACGTCAGGAAGTTTTGTACCGGCATATACAGTCAACGGGGAATCTAATCACGGTACAATCGGAATAATAAATACGCAAACTCTGCAAGTTGAAAAGCTGTTGGAAATTGAAGAGTATGGTGCAGGAATAGCTGTTGATTAA